DNA from Fusobacterium perfoetens:
CCAGTAAAAAGAGATGTTCCTGTAAAAACACAAAGCATAAGTCCCACAGGGAAAACAGAAGCTCCTATAAATCTTGCAGCTCCTGAAGTGAAAAGCTGTGCAGCTGTAAGCTGACCAATTCCTGCAAGAGCAATGAACATTCCTGCTGCAAATCCTGAAACAAGAATTTTTAAACTGCTTTTTTCTCCCCCTCTTGTAATTCCCATATTAATTACGGCACAAGTTGTTTCTGACGGATTTAAAAAAGTTTTAGACATAAAGCCCTCCTTTGTTTTCTTTGAACTAAAAAAATTAATGAACAAGAAGTTATTCAATTTGTAATTTATAAAAATAAAATTTTATTTTTATATTTTTACACCAACGAAAAAAGCCGAACGACTAGGCTTTTTTGCCCAGACGGTCGGCATTATAATGTTATACTTCATGTGGTTATTTCCACTTCCGTCAGTTATATAACAATTAAATGATAGCATGAAAATTTATCTTTGTCAAAAACTATCTTGCTCACTGGTTAAATGAGTAAATATATAGTATAATAAACCAAAGGAGAGTGATAGACTTGACAAAATATTTAGAAAGCAGACAATATGAAACAGTAAAATTTGTTTTTTTAAAAGCAGTGCACGATCTTTTTCAAGGGCATATAGCTGAAATACAAAATTCTTTAAATAACGGTTCATATGCTGAGATTTATCATCTTGAAAAAAGAGAAATAAAAATTTTAACAGAAGATGAATTAAAAAGCTTAAATGAAAAAATGAGAGAAATAATAAGAGAAGATATTCCAATAAAACTTGTAACAGATGATGTTGATGAACTTAAGAGAAAAGCTGAGTCAATGGAAAGAAGTGATATAAAACACATTCTTGAGAATTGTGGTTGGGCAAGATTAAAAGAATACGCTTTAGGAGATTATATGGATTATTTTTATCTTGATCCAGAAACTTCAACAGGAAAAATTATAGATTTTGAAATATATAAATATAATAGAGGTCTTATTTTAAAAACTCCTCTTGAGGTTTTTGATTGGAAAATTGCTCCTTATAAAAATACTCCTAAAATTGCAAAAGCTTTCCATGAAAGAGACAGATGGGAAAAAATTATGGGGATAAATTATGTGGGAAGTATTAATGAGAAGGTTTTTGAAAACAAAATCATTGAACAAATAATGCTTAATGAAACTTTCCATGACAGAAAAATTGCAGAGATAGCAACTGAAATTCTTGCAAATAAAAAAATAAGAATAGTGACAATAGCAGGGCCTTCATCATCAGGAAAAACAACTCTTTCAAAGAAGATGGAACTTCAGCTTAAAACTGGAGGAGTAGAAACTTTGGCAATATCTCTTGATAACTATTATATAGGAAGAGCAAATGTTCCTCTTGATGAAAATGGTGAAAAAGATTTTGAAACAATAGAAGCTTTAGATCTTGAACTTCTTAATAAAAATTTAGAAGATTTAATTTCAGGACAGGAAACAGAACTTCCAATTTATAATTTTTATACAGGAGAAAGAGAAGAAAAAACTCAGAAAGCTCAGCTTTCAAAAGATGGAATTATAATAATAGAGGGAATTCATGGTCTTAATGACAGGCTTACAAGCCATATTCCAAGAGAAAATAAATATAAAATATATATAAGCTGTCTTACTCAGACAAATATGGATATGCATAACAGAATTCATACAACAGATGTAAGAAAGATAAGAAGAATTGTAAGAGACAGCCTTTCAAGAAAAACATCAGGGGAACACACTCTTTCTATGTGGAATTCTATAAGAAGAGGGGAAGAAAAATGGATATTCCCATTTCAAGAAGAAGCTGATGCAATATTTAATTCAAGCTTTACATATGAACTTGGAGTTCTTAAGCCTTATGCTTTAAAAGAGCTTATAAAAGTAAGAGTAACTTCAGATCAATATGATGAAGCAAAAAAACTTGCAAGCCTTTTAAGCTGTTTTGTTGATATAGATCCATCATTTATTCCTGTAGATTCAATAATGAAAGAATTTATAGGAGGAAGTGTGTTCTACAATTATTAATAAGGAGATACAATTTTGAGAAGATTTAAGAAAATTTGTTTATTTGTTGTGGCAGAGTGTTTTAAGGCTCTTTTCAGGCTTCTTATGTTTGCCCTTGTAGTTTATGCTGTAGGGAAAATAATTTCAATAGAAACAAAGAAGAAACCTGTTGATGCAGGAACTTACATAGAACTTGAACTTGCTGATGAAATACCTGAAAGCAGAATAGTTACCCCTTTTGATATAAAAAAAGAGATAAACTTTTATGGACTTTTAAAAAATCTTGAAAAGGCTGAAAGCGATCCAAGAGTTGAGGGGCTTATTTTAAAACTTGATACTGTAGGGCTTAGCAGAGGACAAGCAGAGGAATTTGCTGGAAAGATAAAAGAATTTAAAAAGAATGGAAAAAAGGTTTATGCATATGCTCCTTCTTTTACAAATCAAAATTATATGATAGCTTCTGCTGCAGACAAAATAATAATGCCTAAGACTATGGGAGCAATGTCAGAAATAAAAGGATATTTTTTAGAAATTCCTTATTATAAAGCTCTTGGAGATAAAATTGGTGTAAAGATGAATGTTATTCATATTGGAGATTATAAAAGTGCAGGAGAACCTTATGAAAGAACAGAGATGAGCAAAGAATATAAAGAAAATATGACAAGAATGCTTGATACTGTTTATAATAATTTTGTAGAAACAGTTTCTGAAAATAGAAAAATAGAGAAAAGCCTTCTGAATGAAAGGATTCTTGATGGAAGACTTGTTCTTGCAGATCCTGAAACTATGATGAGAAATGGGCTTATTGATGAGACAGAATATTATGAAAATTTTCTTCAAAAAAATGGAATAATTAATAAAGTAGGAATGGAAGAATATATTTCAAGACTTGCTGTTGATCCTAAACCTAAAAAAGAAAAATCTGAAAAGGAAAAAGATAAGATTGCTGTAATTTATGCAGAGGGAACTATAAATTATTTTGATGACAGTAAAAAAATAAGTGACATAATAACACCTGAGAGAATACAGAAAGAACTTAAAATAGCAGAAAAAAATCCTGATATAAAAGGGGTGGTAATAAGAATTAACTCTCCAGGAGGTTCTGCTCTTGCTTCAGATATAATCTATAACAGCATAAAAAGTATGACAAAGCCTGTATATATTTCTATGGGAGGAGTTGCAGCTTCAGGAGGATATTACATGGCAGCTGCAGGAGATAAAATATATGCTGATAAAGAAACTCTTACAGGTTCAATAGGGGTTATAACAATGATTCCAAATACAGCTGAACTTATGAAAAAGCTTGAAATAAATTATTCTTCTTTGTC
Protein-coding regions in this window:
- a CDS encoding nucleoside kinase yields the protein MIDLTKYLESRQYETVKFVFLKAVHDLFQGHIAEIQNSLNNGSYAEIYHLEKREIKILTEDELKSLNEKMREIIREDIPIKLVTDDVDELKRKAESMERSDIKHILENCGWARLKEYALGDYMDYFYLDPETSTGKIIDFEIYKYNRGLILKTPLEVFDWKIAPYKNTPKIAKAFHERDRWEKIMGINYVGSINEKVFENKIIEQIMLNETFHDRKIAEIATEILANKKIRIVTIAGPSSSGKTTLSKKMELQLKTGGVETLAISLDNYYIGRANVPLDENGEKDFETIEALDLELLNKNLEDLISGQETELPIYNFYTGEREEKTQKAQLSKDGIIIIEGIHGLNDRLTSHIPRENKYKIYISCLTQTNMDMHNRIHTTDVRKIRRIVRDSLSRKTSGEHTLSMWNSIRRGEEKWIFPFQEEADAIFNSSFTYELGVLKPYALKELIKVRVTSDQYDEAKKLASLLSCFVDIDPSFIPVDSIMKEFIGGSVFYNY
- the sppA gene encoding signal peptide peptidase SppA → MRRFKKICLFVVAECFKALFRLLMFALVVYAVGKIISIETKKKPVDAGTYIELELADEIPESRIVTPFDIKKEINFYGLLKNLEKAESDPRVEGLILKLDTVGLSRGQAEEFAGKIKEFKKNGKKVYAYAPSFTNQNYMIASAADKIIMPKTMGAMSEIKGYFLEIPYYKALGDKIGVKMNVIHIGDYKSAGEPYERTEMSKEYKENMTRMLDTVYNNFVETVSENRKIEKSLLNERILDGRLVLADPETMMRNGLIDETEYYENFLQKNGIINKVGMEEYISRLAVDPKPKKEKSEKEKDKIAVIYAEGTINYFDDSKKISDIITPERIQKELKIAEKNPDIKGVVIRINSPGGSALASDIIYNSIKSMTKPVYISMGGVAASGGYYMAAAGDKIYADKETLTGSIGVITMIPNTAELMKKLEINYSSLSKGKYADMGSPVREMTEDEKDKIRASSIKVYEEFVSRVAEGRNMTRDAVLKAAEGRVWLGEEAKRIGLVDEIGGIEKAVSDLAEMLSLKDYETLESLKEEKIESVIKNYLPKYLMAQVMGNKVVETLEKSDMISEELLYKPVLYAPNIDIK